In Halictus rubicundus isolate RS-2024b unplaced genomic scaffold, iyHalRubi1_principal scaffold0526, whole genome shotgun sequence, the following are encoded in one genomic region:
- the LOC143364420 gene encoding uncharacterized protein LOC143364420, with the protein MALQRLAARRGSPLVVYSDNGTNFKGASKELRDAAATIDEKNLRSYALEKRMKWIFNPPDAPHMGGVCMGKAHPFEIEHSVNSRPLTHISVDPGDEEALTPNHFLLGTSSGEVHLGRYDAQATCPKRQWKIAQSFAESFWRRWLREYLPTLISRPKWHKSDTNLKKGDLVLIVDFQMPRNSWNTGTIEEVYPGADGVIRIAKVRTAKGELIRPTRKLITLTSDTDDKHH; encoded by the exons ATGGCTTTGCAGAGACTAGCGGCACGGAGAGGTTCGCCTTTAGTCGTGTACAGCGATAACGGCACCAATTTTAAAGGAGCCAGCAAAGAGTTACGTGACGCTGCAGCAACGATTGATGAGAAAAATCTACGCAGTTACGCGTTAGAAAAACGAATGAAATGGATTTTCAATCCACCGGACGCTCCTCACATGGGTGGAGTATGTATGGGAAAGGCTCATCCGTTCG AAATAGAACATTCCGTTAACTCACGACCTTTGACGCATATATCGGTAGACCCGGGCGATGAGGAAGCATTGACACCGAACCATTTTTTGCTGGGTACGTCATCAGGGGAAGTTCATTTAGGAAGATATGACGCTCAAGCCACGTGTCCTAAAAGACAGTGGAAAATCGCGCAGTCTTTTGCGGAATCGTTCTGGCGACGTTGGCTGCGCGAATATTTACCCACCTTGATTTCGCGTCCGAAGTGGCATAAATCAGATACGAACTTAAAAAAAGGGGATCTCGTGCTAATCGTCGACTTCCAAATGCCGCGAAACTCGTGGAACACGGGAACTATCGAAGAAGTATACCCTGGAGCGGATGGCGTGATTAGAATCGCCAAGGTGCGTACGGCAAAGGGTGAATTGATACGACCCACCAGAAAATTAATCACACTAACAAGCGATACCGATGACAAACACCATTAG